One Flagellimonas sp. CMM7 genomic region harbors:
- a CDS encoding RNA polymerase sigma factor, producing MKELSDEIVMQKVAAGNLDLLKVLFDKHHRHVYNFLYKMSGDKMLSEDLTQDVFYKLIKYRSSYKNGSFKAWLFTIARNDLKTHFTRNHKNHDDIDVLEYKQVENEDNRQEEYSHLQSALNKLDATDRELVILNRFQEIRYEELAEIVGSTPGAVKTRVCRILKKLKSIYLENI from the coding sequence TTGAAAGAGCTCTCAGATGAAATAGTAATGCAAAAAGTTGCCGCGGGCAATCTAGATTTACTCAAGGTACTTTTTGATAAACACCATAGGCATGTGTATAATTTTTTATACAAAATGTCCGGAGACAAAATGTTGAGTGAAGATTTAACGCAAGATGTTTTTTATAAACTGATCAAGTATAGAAGCTCTTACAAAAATGGCTCTTTTAAAGCATGGTTGTTTACCATAGCAAGAAATGACTTAAAAACACATTTTACCAGAAACCATAAAAATCATGACGATATAGATGTATTGGAATATAAACAAGTGGAAAATGAAGACAATAGGCAAGAAGAATATTCCCATTTGCAAAGTGCGCTGAACAAACTGGATGCCACAGATCGTGAGTTGGTCATTTTAAACCGGTTTCAGGAAATCCGGTACGAAGAATTGGCAGAAATAGTAGGAAGCACTCCAGGGGCAGTTAAAACAAGGGTGTGCAGAATTTTAAAAAAACTAAAGAGTATTTATTTAGAAAACATATAA
- a CDS encoding HEAT repeat domain-containing protein, with product MEKNHVTNLFLEYLDNTLSKKEKERIEQHIAGCIQCKLELDEMKILFKAFEDESISVPTESLSAKFDKALQEEKMGTTKVVPISSERRKTGWASNMLKVAASIALLVASFQMGRFLQQEKSNEDIAFLLDESLQFKQTAMLSLMENQSASKRIQGVNYIEEFSKPDETIVIALANRLLNDENDNVRLNAFEALSKFTASETVKTAFIEALKIEKNPSIQIAIIQSLVKIQEKKAAAPMKKLLEQEDTQPFVKNEIKLGLPKII from the coding sequence ATGGAAAAAAATCATGTTACAAACTTGTTCCTGGAATATCTGGACAATACGTTGAGCAAGAAGGAAAAGGAAAGGATAGAACAACACATTGCTGGTTGCATTCAATGTAAGTTGGAATTGGATGAAATGAAAATATTGTTCAAAGCTTTTGAAGATGAATCTATTTCAGTTCCAACGGAAAGTCTCAGTGCAAAATTTGATAAAGCCTTACAGGAAGAAAAAATGGGAACGACCAAAGTGGTTCCTATTTCTTCGGAAAGAAGAAAGACGGGATGGGCTTCCAATATGCTCAAAGTAGCAGCAAGTATTGCGTTGTTGGTCGCTTCTTTTCAGATGGGAAGATTTCTCCAACAAGAAAAATCCAATGAAGATATTGCTTTCTTGCTAGATGAAAGTTTACAGTTTAAACAAACAGCAATGCTTTCCTTAATGGAGAATCAATCTGCAAGTAAGCGTATTCAAGGGGTCAATTATATTGAAGAGTTTTCAAAACCAGATGAGACCATTGTAATTGCATTGGCAAACAGATTGTTGAATGATGAGAATGACAATGTACGATTAAACGCCTTCGAAGCCTTATCCAAATTCACTGCATCAGAAACTGTAAAGACAGCATTTATAGAGGCCCTGAAAATTGAAAAAAATCCAAGTATACAAATTGCTATTATTCAATCTTTGGTTAAAATCCAAGAAAAGAAAGCGGCAGCACCGATGAAGAAATTATTAGAACAAGAGGACACACAGCCCTTTGTAAAAAATGAAATCAAACTAGGGTTACCTAAAATTATATAA
- a CDS encoding DUF4097 family beta strand repeat-containing protein, with amino-acid sequence MKHVTILLIAFAFSTITTAQKGYTKSLSGIEWVKIESKSDITLKSYSTNELLIKGSRSSKTSEKAKGLRLVGEGGNDNTDVGFYVVQDGNTLIVKNLRKSEGAEIFLPKNQNVSVVSTWAGDIEIDGFSGEIEADAQLNGSIEITDVNGPVTANALNGEVTVTFGTVKQDSPISIYTTNGEVDVTMPSSTPADLALSTRNGDIYTNFEFKREEKDGLKSISGRKVKATINNGGVNISLKSTNGNIYLRKQ; translated from the coding sequence ATGAAACACGTAACAATTCTTTTAATCGCATTTGCATTTAGTACAATTACCACCGCCCAAAAAGGATATACCAAATCATTAAGTGGAATAGAATGGGTGAAAATTGAATCCAAATCGGATATCACTTTAAAATCATATAGTACCAATGAGTTACTGATCAAGGGCAGTAGAAGCTCCAAAACATCTGAAAAAGCCAAAGGACTCAGATTAGTTGGTGAGGGAGGCAATGACAATACAGACGTTGGTTTCTATGTAGTACAGGACGGCAATACACTGATAGTAAAAAATTTAAGAAAATCTGAAGGTGCTGAAATATTCCTTCCAAAGAACCAAAATGTATCGGTTGTAAGCACGTGGGCCGGCGACATAGAAATTGATGGTTTTTCAGGAGAAATTGAAGCAGATGCTCAGCTAAATGGCAGTATTGAAATTACTGACGTGAACGGGCCAGTGACCGCAAATGCCCTTAACGGTGAGGTTACGGTAACGTTTGGAACGGTAAAACAAGATTCCCCTATTTCAATCTACACCACAAACGGAGAGGTTGATGTTACTATGCCTTCAAGTACTCCAGCAGATTTAGCCTTGAGCACAAGAAACGGAGACATTTATACAAACTTTGAATTTAAGAGAGAGGAAAAAGATGGTTTAAAGTCAATATCTGGAAGAAAGGTAAAGGCAACCATAAATAATGGTGGTGTAAACATTTCGCTAAAGTCCACGAATGGAAATATTTATTTAAGAAAACAATAA
- a CDS encoding DUF423 domain-containing protein codes for METILLAQIMGSFYGLLAIVFGAFGAHALKKKLTPEQLHSFETGVKYQMYHAILLVVLSFNLGFDQPIDKYIVNCFVMGTLLFSFSIYGLCLSASKGKKLRFLGPITPIGGLLLAIGWGLLLYSFIAPML; via the coding sequence ATGGAAACAATTCTACTTGCTCAAATTATGGGTAGCTTTTATGGTCTTCTGGCTATTGTTTTTGGAGCATTTGGAGCCCATGCATTAAAAAAGAAATTGACCCCAGAACAACTTCATAGTTTTGAAACCGGGGTCAAATACCAAATGTACCACGCCATATTGTTAGTGGTGCTTAGCTTTAACCTTGGGTTTGACCAGCCCATTGACAAGTACATTGTTAATTGTTTTGTTATGGGTACTTTACTATTTTCCTTTAGTATCTATGGTCTTTGTTTAAGCGCATCAAAAGGAAAAAAACTAAGATTTCTTGGACCCATAACACCTATTGGGGGATTGTTGCTCGCAATAGGTTGGGGCTTATTATTATATTCTTTTATAGCTCCCATGCTCTAA
- a CDS encoding DUF2141 domain-containing protein, with protein MKTVFYTIFLLPFFMLSQNTISVHVHNVPSTEGNINVAVYDSGETFLTFEGVVKTGTTAAKEGMVMLNIENVPPGEYAVAVFHDQNGNDILDKNWLGIPKEKVAFSKSKMKTFGPPKYKECCFRVTRDTEVNVIF; from the coding sequence ATGAAAACTGTCTTTTATACCATTTTTTTGTTGCCTTTTTTCATGTTGTCCCAGAATACTATTTCGGTTCATGTACACAATGTTCCATCAACAGAAGGGAACATAAATGTGGCGGTTTATGATTCAGGTGAAACCTTTTTGACCTTTGAAGGGGTTGTCAAAACTGGAACTACAGCCGCAAAAGAAGGAATGGTTATGCTAAACATAGAGAATGTGCCTCCAGGCGAATATGCAGTTGCGGTGTTTCATGATCAAAATGGCAATGATATACTTGATAAAAATTGGTTGGGAATTCCAAAGGAAAAAGTAGCTTTTTCAAAATCAAAAATGAAAACTTTTGGCCCTCCAAAATACAAGGAATGCTGCTTTAGGGTGACTAGGGATACCGAGGTCAATGTTATTTTCTAA
- a CDS encoding S9 family peptidase, with the protein MRRLLLLLLATGALQFSTAQKQNFSYLDIFDLQYVSDPQISPNGEWVVYRRMDYDIMKDRSVGNLWLVKADGSQHQKMTSREVSESSPVWSPSGDRIAFSSSTNEGSEIYMYWVTSGKIAKLTQLPFSPSSLTWSPNGKNLAFSMNVPKAPPVIAKAPKKPKGAEWAEAPRITDRVYHEADGRGYIKPGFNHIFIISSEGGAPRQITSGDWHHRGTLSWSTDGSKIYFSANRNENWEYDFRNSEIYYVEVQNGKISALTDRDGPDYSPQISPNGKYIAYIGIEDKREAYQVRKLHIMNADGSNKRSITDTLDRTVSNIHWDAKSNGLYFDYDDKGNGKIGYVSLSGEISKLADNRGGTILGRPYGSGSHSVSKNGTIAYTNSRPDYPSDLAILSLKAKTPKKITALNKALLDYRTLGKVEEVWYKSSFDGRDIQGWVVYPPNYDATKKYPFMVENHGGPIANYGDRFSIEMQLYASAGYIVFYPNARGSTSYGEEFGNLLLNNYPGQDYDDTMDGVDHCIKMGIAHEDQLFVTGGSAGGIMSAWMIGKNKRFEAAVVAKPVMNWISKTLVADNYFGYANSRYSGQPWENFEGYWKFSPLSLVGNIETPTMVMVGMNDLRTPPSEAKQLYHALKLRKIETVLVEIPGASHGIANKPSNLITKIAHTVAWFDKYRTDKEND; encoded by the coding sequence ATGCGGAGACTTCTTCTTTTGCTTCTTGCAACCGGTGCACTGCAATTTTCAACAGCACAAAAACAAAACTTTTCCTATCTGGACATTTTTGATTTACAATATGTTTCCGACCCACAGATTTCTCCGAATGGTGAGTGGGTAGTATATCGCAGAATGGATTATGATATTATGAAAGATCGCTCCGTTGGAAACTTGTGGTTGGTTAAAGCAGATGGTAGCCAACATCAAAAAATGACCTCTAGAGAGGTTAGTGAAAGTAGTCCGGTATGGTCTCCCTCAGGAGATCGCATTGCATTCTCAAGTAGCACAAATGAAGGTTCTGAAATTTATATGTACTGGGTGACTTCTGGAAAGATTGCAAAATTGACCCAACTCCCTTTTAGCCCAAGTTCCCTGACATGGTCGCCGAACGGGAAAAATTTGGCATTTTCAATGAATGTCCCCAAGGCTCCACCAGTTATTGCCAAAGCCCCTAAAAAACCTAAAGGAGCAGAATGGGCAGAGGCCCCAAGAATTACAGACCGTGTATATCACGAGGCTGATGGAAGGGGTTATATAAAACCAGGATTCAACCATATTTTTATAATTTCTTCAGAAGGAGGGGCACCCCGCCAAATAACTTCCGGAGATTGGCATCATAGAGGTACGCTATCTTGGAGTACTGACGGTAGTAAAATCTACTTTTCGGCCAATAGAAATGAAAACTGGGAATACGATTTTCGCAATAGTGAAATCTATTATGTAGAGGTTCAGAATGGAAAAATAAGTGCGTTAACGGATAGAGATGGCCCGGATTACAGCCCACAGATTTCTCCAAATGGAAAATACATTGCTTATATAGGTATTGAGGATAAAAGGGAGGCCTATCAAGTTCGCAAGCTGCACATTATGAATGCAGATGGAAGTAACAAAAGAAGTATAACGGACACTTTGGACAGAACCGTTTCCAATATCCATTGGGATGCTAAAAGCAACGGACTTTACTTTGATTATGACGATAAAGGTAATGGCAAGATTGGCTATGTTTCCCTTTCAGGAGAGATTTCAAAACTAGCGGATAACAGGGGAGGAACTATACTGGGAAGACCTTATGGAAGCGGTTCGCACAGTGTTTCCAAAAACGGTACAATTGCCTATACAAATTCGCGACCCGATTATCCGTCAGATTTGGCAATTTTAAGCCTGAAGGCAAAAACCCCAAAGAAAATAACAGCTTTGAACAAAGCACTTTTAGATTACAGAACCTTAGGAAAAGTAGAAGAGGTTTGGTACAAATCTTCATTTGATGGTCGTGATATTCAAGGTTGGGTGGTCTATCCGCCAAATTATGATGCTACTAAAAAATATCCATTTATGGTAGAAAATCACGGTGGTCCTATTGCAAATTACGGAGATCGTTTTTCAATTGAAATGCAATTATATGCTTCAGCAGGATATATTGTTTTTTACCCCAATGCCAGGGGGAGTACCAGTTATGGTGAAGAATTTGGCAACTTGCTTTTAAACAATTATCCAGGCCAAGATTATGATGATACCATGGATGGTGTGGATCATTGTATCAAAATGGGGATTGCGCATGAAGATCAATTATTTGTAACTGGTGGAAGTGCTGGGGGAATCATGTCAGCGTGGATGATTGGAAAAAACAAGCGTTTTGAAGCAGCGGTAGTAGCTAAACCTGTAATGAACTGGATTAGTAAGACCTTGGTGGCCGACAACTATTTTGGTTATGCCAATTCTAGATATTCTGGACAGCCTTGGGAAAATTTTGAAGGGTATTGGAAATTTTCCCCTCTTTCTCTCGTTGGTAATATAGAGACCCCAACTATGGTAATGGTGGGGATGAACGATTTACGCACACCACCAAGTGAAGCCAAACAACTGTATCACGCCCTTAAATTGCGTAAAATTGAAACCGTGTTGGTTGAAATTCCCGGTGCGAGCCACGGAATTGCAAACAAACCAAGCAATTTGATAACCAAAATTGCACATACAGTTGCATGGTTTGATAAGTATAGAACAGATAAAGAAAATGACTAA
- a CDS encoding helix-turn-helix domain-containing protein, with the protein MQLNISIIQLITICAVANGFIFGFLLLEKKENRFANRFLFLSLICMCLTFTPYMLDPSIWDTYKWLAWMPFSLSYWIGPSFYFYVRTLTNPSFLFTKRQLWHFSPLVLNYVHSIYHAIFPGSRTPWYWFHFVTELFESAAILSILIYMILSFKLVKKYQRQLLNNVSTITKINLQWVKKTILVIVISFVLISIFLFISSGISGKEFFYQWDEYRSAILLLYSCVLYWLSIRGYQQAQTIKISKPSDSIENLPDKESTKIIDQLHTAMVNQKLFRNPELSLASLSKSISVSERTISEVLNGNLNKNFYQFVNEYRVMDVQGKLKDPKNSHLKILSLAFDAGFNSKATFNRLFKTYTGLTPKGFKSQNLR; encoded by the coding sequence ATGCAGCTCAATATTTCCATCATTCAACTTATTACCATTTGTGCGGTTGCCAATGGGTTTATTTTTGGGTTTCTGCTATTGGAAAAAAAAGAAAATAGATTTGCCAATCGTTTTCTATTTCTTTCTTTAATCTGCATGTGCCTGACCTTTACTCCTTATATGCTGGACCCTTCTATTTGGGACACTTATAAATGGCTGGCATGGATGCCATTTTCATTATCTTATTGGATAGGTCCATCTTTTTATTTTTATGTTCGTACGCTGACCAACCCAAGTTTCCTATTTACCAAAAGACAACTTTGGCACTTCTCCCCTCTTGTCCTGAATTATGTGCATAGTATCTATCATGCCATTTTTCCAGGTAGTAGGACCCCATGGTATTGGTTTCATTTTGTGACTGAACTTTTTGAGTCGGCGGCAATCCTTTCCATTTTAATCTATATGATACTGTCTTTCAAATTGGTTAAAAAATACCAACGACAACTTTTGAACAACGTTTCCACCATTACTAAAATTAATCTTCAGTGGGTTAAAAAAACAATACTGGTCATCGTTATTTCTTTTGTATTGATTTCAATTTTTCTATTCATTAGCAGTGGCATTAGCGGCAAAGAATTCTTCTACCAATGGGACGAGTATAGGTCTGCCATTTTACTGCTCTATTCATGCGTGTTGTATTGGTTAAGTATTCGCGGGTATCAACAAGCACAAACCATAAAAATCAGTAAACCTTCGGATTCCATAGAGAACCTACCTGATAAAGAATCAACCAAAATCATTGATCAGCTTCACACCGCCATGGTCAATCAAAAACTATTTAGAAATCCTGAGTTGAGTCTTGCAAGTCTGAGCAAATCGATTTCTGTTTCTGAAAGGACCATTTCAGAAGTTTTAAACGGCAACCTAAATAAAAACTTTTATCAGTTTGTAAATGAATACCGTGTTATGGATGTTCAGGGGAAATTGAAAGACCCCAAAAACTCCCACCTAAAAATTCTAAGTCTGGCATTTGATGCAGGGTTTAATTCCAAAGCTACATTCAATAGGTTATTTAAAACATACACAGGCTTAACTCCAAAAGGATTTAAATCCCAAAACTTACGTTAA
- a CDS encoding serine hydrolase: MRNKIYSLLFLLSIVLNLPLSAQQKANNKKLDAMIVQGMKDWKVPGLAAIVVKDGEVVFQKTYGVKNLETKEKVDENTLFNMASTTKAVVAIAMGMLVDEGKLNWDDKVVDHLPYFKLSDPYSTADARIKDLFTHNLGVGNADALWIVDSTSTRETIRKFQFAKKTYPLRGGFTYQNIMYAVAGEVIAAVSGKPWNEFVKERIFDPLGMTRTQALAKDVFSVGNYVTPYLDDTEDGLVEVDYGFSDQIGPAGMICSTPHDISNYLTFLVNDGVYKSDTLVKPKTFKYLFEPHSFLGSNGTYPTNALTKPNWNTYGLGWFQQDYKGHKLDFHTGSLFGLVAIAGIMHEKNVAAYVFANLDHAELRHAIMYKAIDLYGFNDDSRDWHTEVFDLYEGFKKENIEVLKKKVAERAENTKPSLSLEAYEGSYSNEMLGTVVVTAQDNVLKTNFNDFIIYDAEHWHYDTFITNKDPRFREKLLIRFELNNDGKINQLDFMGEVFTKITQGDD; encoded by the coding sequence ATGAGAAATAAGATCTATTCGCTGTTGTTCTTACTAAGTATCGTATTAAACCTCCCTTTAAGCGCTCAACAAAAAGCAAACAATAAAAAATTGGATGCCATGATTGTTCAGGGCATGAAAGATTGGAAAGTTCCGGGGCTGGCCGCAATAGTGGTCAAGGATGGTGAAGTCGTCTTTCAAAAAACCTATGGGGTAAAAAATTTGGAAACCAAAGAAAAGGTAGATGAGAATACTTTATTCAATATGGCCTCCACTACCAAAGCAGTTGTGGCAATTGCCATGGGAATGTTGGTAGATGAAGGCAAATTAAATTGGGATGATAAGGTTGTTGATCACCTACCTTATTTCAAATTGTCCGACCCTTATAGTACGGCCGATGCCCGTATAAAAGATTTGTTCACCCATAATTTAGGTGTTGGCAATGCAGATGCTCTATGGATTGTTGATAGTACTTCAACTCGTGAAACAATACGAAAGTTTCAATTCGCAAAAAAAACGTATCCTCTCCGAGGGGGATTCACCTACCAGAACATTATGTATGCCGTAGCCGGCGAAGTTATCGCTGCAGTAAGTGGAAAACCATGGAACGAATTTGTAAAGGAGCGCATATTTGATCCTTTGGGTATGACCAGAACCCAAGCCCTTGCCAAAGATGTTTTTAGTGTTGGAAATTATGTAACCCCTTATTTAGATGACACTGAAGATGGCTTGGTAGAGGTCGATTACGGTTTTTCGGATCAAATAGGTCCAGCTGGAATGATCTGCTCTACGCCACACGATATTTCAAATTACTTGACATTCCTAGTGAATGATGGTGTTTACAAATCAGATACATTGGTAAAACCCAAGACCTTCAAGTACTTGTTTGAACCCCATTCTTTTTTAGGCTCAAATGGTACGTATCCTACAAACGCGCTTACCAAACCAAATTGGAACACTTATGGTCTAGGCTGGTTTCAGCAAGATTACAAAGGTCATAAACTAGATTTTCATACTGGAAGTCTATTTGGTCTGGTGGCCATTGCAGGAATAATGCATGAAAAAAATGTAGCGGCCTACGTATTTGCAAACTTAGATCACGCCGAACTGCGACATGCTATTATGTACAAAGCAATAGACTTGTATGGCTTTAACGATGATAGCCGTGATTGGCATACTGAAGTTTTTGATCTATATGAGGGCTTTAAAAAAGAGAATATTGAAGTATTGAAAAAGAAGGTCGCAGAGCGTGCGGAAAACACAAAACCGAGTTTGTCATTAGAGGCTTATGAAGGATCTTATAGTAATGAAATGTTGGGCACGGTCGTAGTCACAGCCCAAGACAATGTATTGAAAACCAATTTTAATGATTTTATCATTTATGATGCTGAACATTGGCATTATGACACTTTTATCACAAACAAAGATCCTCGGTTTCGCGAAAAGCTACTAATTCGTTTTGAACTCAACAATGACGGAAAGATCAATCAACTTGATTTTATGGGAGAAGTGTTTACCAAAATCACGCAAGGGGATGATTAA
- a CDS encoding SDR family NAD(P)-dependent oxidoreductase — protein MNFKNKNVLITGASRGIGKATAMSFAEKGANVGINFRSNQKEAKKTLAELTGEGHFLFQQDISEKDGPESLIKSFVDHYGQLDVLVNNAGISIFHKIDEVDFEHWANAWEGTFKTNLFAVSNLCYWGAKAMMKTGGGRIVNVSSRGAFRGEPTKPAYGASKAALNSMSQSLAKALAPHKIYIGVVAPGFTETEMAAITLTPTERENLLRESPFQRMAQPKEVAHAILFLASEGAEYSSGTIIDVNGASYLRS, from the coding sequence ATGAATTTCAAAAATAAAAACGTTCTAATTACAGGAGCTTCTCGGGGTATAGGTAAAGCCACCGCTATGTCTTTTGCTGAAAAAGGTGCCAATGTGGGGATAAATTTCAGAAGCAACCAAAAGGAGGCTAAAAAAACCTTGGCAGAGTTAACAGGGGAAGGTCATTTTTTGTTTCAACAAGATATTTCAGAAAAAGATGGCCCAGAATCCCTGATAAAAAGTTTTGTTGACCACTATGGCCAACTGGATGTTTTGGTCAATAATGCAGGGATTTCCATTTTTCATAAAATTGATGAAGTGGATTTTGAACATTGGGCCAATGCTTGGGAGGGTACTTTTAAAACTAACTTATTTGCAGTGTCCAATCTGTGTTATTGGGGAGCAAAAGCCATGATGAAAACAGGAGGTGGTCGTATAGTAAATGTATCTTCTAGAGGTGCATTTAGAGGTGAGCCCACCAAACCAGCCTACGGTGCTAGCAAGGCTGCATTAAATTCCATGAGTCAATCCTTGGCAAAAGCGTTGGCACCCCATAAAATATACATAGGAGTAGTAGCTCCTGGTTTTACAGAAACCGAAATGGCGGCCATCACCCTAACTCCTACGGAAAGGGAAAATCTGCTTCGTGAATCCCCTTTTCAACGTATGGCGCAACCAAAAGAGGTGGCACATGCTATTCTATTTTTAGCTTCTGAGGGCGCGGAATATTCTTCGGGCACTATAATCGATGTAAATGGCGCTTCATATTTAAGGAGTTAA
- a CDS encoding DUF4386 domain-containing protein has protein sequence MGANKKTARLAGLLYFLVVITGIFSLLYVPSQLIVWSDSAATIANIKSSESLFRLEILSGLLCYIFFLLLPWVLYQLFKGINKDYAVLMVVLAVISVPISFVNLTHKLDILSLLSEADYLKVYSTEQIQAQVMLALESYHHGNLVAQAFWGLWLFPFGYLVFKSGFLPKFLGLFLMIGSCGYFLDFVGRIVCSNYGDLWISDYITIPASIGEIGTCLWLLIMGIKTVTPVEKEKGTT, from the coding sequence ATGGGCGCAAACAAAAAAACAGCACGTTTAGCTGGCTTACTCTATTTCTTAGTTGTTATAACCGGTATTTTCAGCCTACTATATGTTCCATCCCAACTTATTGTTTGGAGCGATTCCGCTGCAACAATTGCAAATATTAAATCCTCGGAATCCTTATTTCGGTTAGAAATTTTAAGCGGCCTTCTGTGTTACATTTTCTTTTTACTGTTGCCCTGGGTATTGTATCAATTGTTCAAAGGGATAAATAAAGACTATGCCGTTCTGATGGTTGTTTTGGCCGTCATTAGTGTTCCTATTTCATTTGTAAATCTAACACACAAACTGGATATTCTTTCTTTGCTCAGTGAAGCCGACTACCTGAAGGTGTATTCTACAGAGCAGATTCAGGCTCAAGTAATGCTTGCTTTGGAGTCTTACCATCATGGAAATTTGGTTGCACAAGCATTTTGGGGACTTTGGCTCTTTCCTTTTGGTTATTTGGTTTTCAAATCAGGCTTTTTGCCTAAGTTTTTAGGTCTATTTTTAATGATAGGTAGTTGTGGCTACTTTCTGGATTTTGTGGGTCGCATTGTATGCTCAAATTATGGTGATCTATGGATTTCTGATTATATCACCATTCCCGCCAGCATTGGCGAAATTGGAACTTGCCTGTGGTTATTGATTATGGGAATAAAAACTGTCACTCCTGTTGAAAAAGAAAAGGGCACAACCTAA
- a CDS encoding nuclear transport factor 2 family protein: protein MRKLVLLCALSLSYFGYAQVDVEQIQNEIDKSLWKSFQKAFETLDGKALNATYAEEVLRVTPQGIDTENAFKAGNLERFKKNKADGVSISLDFWFDSRRTNETTSYEVGFYRIGFTDKNDETNYSYGQFHIVLKKIEGQWKITQDWDTATINGNPITGADFAKNSILKF, encoded by the coding sequence ATGAGAAAATTAGTGTTACTATGCGCTTTATCCTTGTCCTATTTTGGTTATGCGCAAGTGGATGTTGAACAAATTCAAAATGAAATTGACAAAAGCCTATGGAAATCTTTTCAAAAAGCATTTGAAACTTTAGATGGTAAGGCACTTAATGCTACTTACGCTGAAGAAGTACTTAGAGTAACTCCACAAGGAATTGATACAGAGAATGCTTTTAAAGCAGGAAACCTTGAACGCTTTAAGAAGAATAAAGCAGATGGAGTATCTATCTCATTGGATTTTTGGTTTGATAGTCGACGTACCAATGAAACCACATCGTATGAAGTAGGCTTTTACAGAATTGGATTTACAGATAAGAATGATGAGACCAATTATAGTTATGGGCAGTTTCATATAGTGCTTAAAAAAATTGAAGGTCAATGGAAAATAACCCAAGATTGGGATACTGCGACTATCAATGGGAACCCTATTACGGGAGCAGATTTTGCAAAGAACAGTATTTTGAAGTTCTAG
- a CDS encoding ZIP family metal transporter — protein MEQVIEYFESINPILAAFYATLFTWGLTAAGAALVFLFKTMNRALLDGMLGFTGGVMVAASFWSLLAPGIEMSPGEGFEKVIPAAVGFLLGAAFIFGLDKILPHLHINFKESEAEGVKTPWHRTTLLTLAITMHNIPEGLAVGVLFGGVAAGFDGATIGGAVALALGIGLQNFPEGFAVAMPLRRQGLSRTKSFMYGQASAIVEPIAAVLGAWAVLTFEPILPYALSFAAGAMIFVVVEEVIPETQRDKYTDVATMGFIGGFIIMMTLDVGLG, from the coding sequence ATGGAACAGGTAATTGAATATTTTGAAAGCATAAATCCTATTTTGGCAGCTTTTTATGCCACTCTGTTTACTTGGGGGCTGACAGCTGCTGGGGCAGCTTTGGTTTTTTTGTTTAAAACAATGAATCGAGCTCTTTTGGATGGCATGCTGGGCTTTACAGGTGGAGTAATGGTGGCTGCCAGTTTTTGGAGTTTGTTGGCACCCGGAATTGAAATGAGTCCCGGAGAAGGTTTTGAAAAGGTAATTCCAGCTGCGGTCGGTTTTTTATTGGGAGCTGCTTTTATTTTTGGATTGGATAAGATTCTACCGCATTTGCATATCAATTTCAAAGAGAGTGAAGCTGAAGGGGTAAAAACACCTTGGCACAGAACCACGTTATTGACCTTGGCCATTACAATGCATAACATTCCCGAAGGATTGGCTGTTGGGGTACTTTTTGGAGGTGTTGCAGCAGGTTTTGATGGTGCTACCATTGGAGGAGCAGTTGCTTTAGCATTGGGGATTGGCCTTCAAAACTTCCCTGAAGGTTTTGCAGTGGCCATGCCATTGCGTAGACAAGGATTGAGTAGAACCAAAAGCTTTATGTACGGTCAGGCTTCGGCCATAGTGGAACCCATTGCAGCGGTTTTAGGAGCTTGGGCAGTTCTTACTTTTGAACCTATTTTACCATACGCCTTGTCCTTTGCTGCTGGCGCCATGATTTTTGTAGTGGTGGAAGAAGTGATTCCAGAAACCCAACGAGACAAATACACAGATGTGGCCACAATGGGCTTTATTGGCGGCTTTATTATTATGATGACTTTGGATGTGGGTCTGGGGTAA